In Candidatus Thermoplasmatota archaeon, the sequence TGTAGAAGTTCGTATAGCAGGGAGCGATTCTATTCCCAGCAATCTCTCTCAGCTTCGGCATCGGGAAGTCGATTATCTCAATTGAGCGCCCCCTGGCATCGCTCATCGTCTCCAATCGATCCCGGTTGTCTCTCATGATTGCATGGTTCGGGTCAGATTCATTCTCTGTCGAAGCTAGGACCACCTTGGACGGACGAACGAAGGCGGCAATCCCATCGATGTGACCGTCTATCATGGATTTGTGTATTCCTTGTCTGAGCCAGAGTACCTTTCGCACTCCGAGGAATGATC encodes:
- a CDS encoding agmatine deiminase family protein, with amino-acid sequence SFLGVRKVLWLRQGIHKSMIDGHIDGIAAFVRPSKVVLASTENESDPNHAIMRDNRDRLETMSDARGRSIEIIDFPMPKLREIAGNRIAPCYTNFYIGTGGIVAPTFGEPTDRTALEILGGLFPDHEVVGVRSEYIGVGGGEIHCITQQIPRVPGQVRFSMH